In Caloenas nicobarica isolate bCalNic1 chromosome 5, bCalNic1.hap1, whole genome shotgun sequence, a single genomic region encodes these proteins:
- the CHST14 gene encoding carbohydrate sulfotransferase 14, with amino-acid sequence MFPRAPLPAEPRRDEPRRAAAGGRRRARARGGGAALLPSMLMFAVILASSGLLLMIEKGILAEVKPLQPAAGEPARRGGGAEPRAELEAEVLRDVRNRTLRGVCGQPAMPRSVWELPAGQRRTVLRHLLVSDKHRFLYCYVPKVACSNWKRILKVLDGALESVDVKLKMDHKSDLVFLGDMKPEEISYRLKNYYKFIFVRNPMERLLSAYRNKFGEIKEYQQRYGVEIVRRYRKNGGNSAGDDVTFSEFLRYLLDEEVERMNEHWMPIYNLCQPCAVRYDFIGSYERLDADANYVLERVRSPSFVRFPARQPWYNPVTAETLHYYLCNAQRRLVKELLLKYILDFSLFAYPLPNITSEFCRQ; translated from the coding sequence ATGTTTCCCCgggcgccgctccccgccgagCCGCGGCGGGACGAGCCGCGCCGAGCGGCCGCCGGTGGCCGCAGGCGGGcccgggcgcggggcggcggcgcggcgctgCTGCCCTCCATGCTGATGTTCGCCGTGATCCTGGCGTCCAGCGGGCTGCTGCTCATGATCGAGAAGGGCATCCTGGCCGAGGTGAAGCCGCTGCAGCCCGCGGCGGGGGagccggcgcggcggggcgggggcgcggaGCCCCGCGCGGAGCTGGAGGCCGAGGTGCTGCGGGACGTCCGCAACCGGACGCTGCGGGGGGTGTGCGGGCAGCCGGCCATGCCCCGCAGCGTCTGGGAGCTGCCGGCCGGGCAGCGGCGCACGGTGCTGCGGCACCTCCTGGTGAGCGACAAGCACCGCTTCTTGTACTGCTACGTGCCCAAGGTGGCCTGCTCCAACTGGAAGCGCATCCTCAAGGTGCTGGACGGGGCGCTGGAGAGCGTGGACGTCAAGCTGAAGATGGACCACAAGAGCGACCTGGTGTTCCTGGGGGACATGAAGCCGGAGGAGATCAGCTACCGCCTGAAGAACTACTACAAGTTCATCTTCGTGCGGAACCCCATGGAGAGGCTGCTGTCGGCCTACAGGAATAAATTTGGGGAGATCAAGGAGTACCAGCAGAGGTACGGGGTGGAGATCGTCAGGCGCTACCGCAAGAACGGGGGGAATTCGGCCGGCGACGACGTGACCTTCTCCGAGTTCCTGCGCTACCTGCTGGACGAGGAGGTGGAGAGGATGAACGAGCACTGGATGCCCATCTACAACCTGTGCCAGCCCTGCGCCGTCCGCTACGACTTCATCGGCTCCTACGAGCGCCTCGACGCCGACGCCAACTACGTCCTGGAGCGGGTGCGCTCGCCGTCCTTCGTCCGCTTCCCCGCGCGCCAGCCCTGGTACAACCCCGTGACGGCCGAGACGCTGCACTACTACCTGTGCAACGCCCAGCGCCGGCTCGtcaaggagctgctgctcaaaTACATCCTGGATTTCTCCCTCTTCGCCTACCCCCTCCCCAACATCACCAGCGAGTTCTGCAGGCAGTGA